A genome region from Actinomycetota bacterium includes the following:
- the thiM gene encoding hydroxyethylthiazole kinase has protein sequence MNWGVKAADLMVAVREKKPLVHHITNFVVMNETANITLACGALPVMAHAKEEAAEMAGQASVLVLNIGTLWPDEVEAMKLAGHRANERGIPVVLDPVGAGATAYRTRVSRELLDELKISLVRGNVAEIGVLAGLDAEIAGVEAAGGPGGEKEAAVAFVGKYGCAAAVTGPVDVVAAPGIVLVIANGHKMMGTVTGTGCMATTVLAAFAAVNDNMAEAAAAGLAVYGLAGQIAAGEAKGPGTFHVLLYDAMANLTEDEIRAGAKIDEI, from the coding sequence ATGAATTGGGGAGTTAAGGCTGCAGATTTGATGGTAGCGGTAAGGGAGAAGAAACCACTGGTTCACCACATCACCAACTTTGTCGTCATGAACGAAACTGCCAATATCACGCTGGCCTGCGGCGCGCTGCCGGTTATGGCCCACGCCAAGGAAGAGGCGGCTGAGATGGCAGGCCAGGCCTCGGTTTTGGTACTCAATATCGGAACGCTTTGGCCTGACGAAGTCGAGGCGATGAAGTTGGCCGGACATCGGGCGAACGAACGCGGCATTCCAGTTGTGTTGGATCCGGTCGGGGCGGGCGCGACCGCCTACCGGACGCGCGTCTCGCGAGAACTGCTGGACGAACTTAAGATAAGCCTGGTTAGAGGCAATGTCGCTGAGATAGGTGTTTTGGCCGGGCTGGACGCTGAGATCGCAGGAGTAGAAGCAGCCGGCGGGCCGGGCGGAGAGAAGGAAGCGGCCGTCGCTTTCGTCGGTAAATACGGCTGCGCGGCGGCGGTCACCGGACCGGTAGACGTCGTCGCGGCGCCAGGAATCGTCCTGGTGATCGCCAACGGACATAAAATGATGGGGACTGTTACCGGAACGGGCTGCATGGCGACAACCGTCCTCGCGGCTTTCGCCGCGGTTAATGATAATATGGCGGAAGCGGCGGCGGCGGGATTGGCAGTCTACGGGCTGGCCGGTCAAATAGCCGCCGGCGAGGCCAAAGGGCCGGGGACGTTTCACGTGCTCCTGTACGACGCCATGGCCAACCTGACTGAAGATGAGATAAGGGCTGGAGCAAAAATAGATGAGATCTGA
- the whiG gene encoding RNA polymerase sigma factor WhiG, with product MNRIEAKPQQDKEKTQEQNEIQEVWRQYKETAAPELRDRLILHYAPLVKYVAGRIYVRVPPNVDHGDLVSCGVFGLIDAIEKFDLSKNIKFETYAIARVKGAIIDELRSLDWIPRSIRFKAKELEKTYVELEGRLKRTPTDEEVCRELGISKDKLHETISQIGNTAVVALDDTFTVGKDMDGRVGLIDIIEDETSAEPAATFEVEEMKTLLAQSIDRLPEREKTVIALYYYEGLTLKEIGEVLGVTESRVSQMHTKAILQLKAKLKQYI from the coding sequence ATGAATCGAATAGAGGCGAAACCGCAACAGGACAAGGAAAAGACACAAGAGCAGAACGAGATTCAGGAGGTCTGGCGGCAATACAAAGAAACGGCGGCGCCGGAGCTTCGCGACAGGTTGATTCTGCATTATGCGCCGCTCGTGAAATACGTTGCCGGCCGCATCTATGTTAGAGTCCCCCCAAACGTCGACCACGGAGATCTGGTAAGCTGCGGCGTCTTTGGTTTAATCGACGCCATCGAGAAATTCGACTTATCAAAGAACATTAAGTTCGAAACCTACGCCATCGCCCGAGTCAAAGGCGCCATCATCGATGAACTTCGGTCCCTGGATTGGATTCCCCGCTCGATTCGCTTTAAAGCCAAAGAGCTGGAGAAGACCTACGTGGAACTCGAGGGACGCCTGAAAAGGACACCGACGGACGAGGAAGTCTGCCGGGAACTCGGAATATCCAAGGATAAGCTCCATGAAACCATTAGTCAGATCGGCAACACGGCCGTAGTAGCCCTGGACGACACCTTTACTGTCGGCAAGGATATGGACGGGCGCGTCGGCTTAATCGACATTATTGAAGACGAGACCAGCGCCGAACCGGCCGCGACCTTTGAGGTCGAGGAGATGAAGACGCTGCTCGCGCAGTCTATCGACCGCCTGCCGGAGCGGGAAAAGACCGTTATCGCGCTTTACTACTACGAAGGCCTAACATTGAAGGAGATCGGCGAGGTTCTGGGGGTAACGGAATCACGCGTCTCGCAGATGCACACGAAGGCCATTCTGCAGCTAAAAGCAAAGCTGAAGCAGTATATTTAA
- a CDS encoding SAM-dependent chlorinase/fluorinase, with translation MPQNTDFEITLFVDGGSRGNPGPAAIGAIIKKDGSEIERISEYIGETTNNLAEYSALVAGLRRAAMHNAGSIHVKADSELMVNQLLGKFKVKNAAIKPLYEEAVAILKKFDNVGIERIPREKNGEADALVNEALDARTGKKKKPKPGKGGLVGFLSDFGTGDAWAAVVKGVMKKANPSVEIIDISHDVPAYNIRKGAFVLETAVEHIPAAVFLAVVDPEVGGQRRCLIISTTSGTYLVGPDNGLLMPAAGRLGGTVEAYAISVPKGTEKSVSETFHARDVFGPAAARLADGVLPSELGEEIDRSGLIAAPYGRTDVVDGVINAEIIDVDRYGTLRLNIRRSEAEPAGYTIDRSVTIVFDDGKTTLKVVRTFRDVEQGRAMLLYDSSDYLCVSVNGAHAGLAFGLNAGDRLTLKLTG, from the coding sequence TTGCCACAGAATACTGATTTCGAAATAACCTTATTCGTTGACGGCGGCTCCCGCGGCAATCCGGGACCGGCGGCCATCGGCGCCATAATCAAAAAGGACGGCTCTGAAATAGAACGGATTTCCGAGTACATTGGCGAGACCACAAACAACCTGGCGGAATACAGCGCGCTGGTAGCAGGCTTGCGGCGGGCGGCTATGCATAACGCGGGCTCGATTCACGTTAAAGCCGACAGCGAGCTTATGGTCAACCAGTTGCTGGGAAAATTCAAGGTCAAGAATGCCGCCATTAAGCCGCTGTATGAAGAAGCAGTTGCCATCCTTAAGAAATTCGATAATGTGGGTATCGAAAGAATCCCCCGGGAGAAGAACGGCGAAGCCGACGCTCTGGTTAACGAGGCCCTTGACGCGCGTACCGGCAAGAAGAAAAAGCCTAAACCGGGCAAAGGCGGGCTGGTAGGATTCTTGTCGGATTTCGGAACCGGAGACGCTTGGGCGGCGGTCGTCAAAGGCGTTATGAAAAAGGCCAATCCGTCGGTTGAGATAATCGACATCAGCCACGATGTACCCGCCTATAATATCCGTAAAGGAGCTTTTGTTCTGGAAACCGCCGTTGAACATATCCCGGCCGCGGTGTTTCTAGCGGTTGTCGACCCGGAAGTCGGCGGGCAAAGGAGATGCCTGATTATAAGCACGACTTCGGGCACATATTTGGTCGGACCGGACAACGGCTTGCTGATGCCGGCCGCCGGCAGACTGGGCGGCACGGTGGAGGCTTACGCGATATCGGTCCCTAAAGGAACAGAAAAGAGTGTGTCGGAAACCTTTCACGCCCGGGATGTTTTCGGTCCCGCGGCGGCGCGGCTGGCCGACGGAGTTCTACCTTCGGAACTTGGCGAGGAGATCGACCGGTCCGGATTAATTGCGGCGCCGTACGGACGGACGGATGTCGTCGACGGCGTGATTAATGCCGAGATCATTGACGTTGACCGCTACGGCACGCTGCGTCTGAACATACGAAGGAGTGAAGCCGAACCGGCGGGATATACAATCGATAGATCGGTTACAATCGTTTTTGACGACGGCAAAACGACTCTAAAGGTAGTCAGGACTTTCCGCGATGTCGAGCAGGGCCGCGCCATGCTGCTCTATGATTCCTCCGATTACTTATGCGTTTCCGTAAACGGGGCGCACGCCGGATTAGCCTTTGGCCTCAACGCCGGCGACCGACTGACCCTTAAGCTAACTGGCTAA
- the thiC gene encoding phosphomethylpyrimidine synthase ThiC, producing the protein MSLLDDLRNGITRQETADVAAIENIDESRLVEDVLSGHTVIIKSAARPDQIPLGVGVRLRTKVNANIGTSDTFRSADEEMLKLDAAVSAGADAVMDLSTGGDIYGILGAIIKRSPVVVGTVPVYGAAVAAIDKRGSIVDMTSGDLFAAVEKHCRMGADFITVHCGTNRESVGALAKDRRVTDVVSRGGALLTGWILHNDCENPLFEEYDRLLEIARKYDTVLSLGDGMRPGCIADATDTAQLTELRILGELAARARQAGVQAMIEGPGHIPLDQVEMNVRLEKEYCDGAPFYVLGPLVTDIAPGYDELTAGIGGAIAAAAGADFLCYVTPREHLGLPDINDVHRGVIASRIAAHAGDVVKGVPGAAEWDLNMAKARKALDWEAQIALAIDPERASAMRAERGRIEGEACSMCGRLCAMKVVGEYLGSPVSEGCS; encoded by the coding sequence ATGTCGCTTCTTGACGATTTGAGAAACGGAATAACGAGGCAGGAAACCGCCGACGTCGCGGCGATTGAGAATATAGACGAAAGCCGGCTGGTTGAGGATGTATTAAGCGGACACACGGTTATTATCAAGAGCGCGGCCAGGCCGGATCAGATTCCTTTGGGCGTAGGCGTAAGGCTTAGGACAAAGGTGAATGCCAACATAGGCACCTCAGACACCTTTCGTTCCGCGGACGAGGAGATGCTTAAGTTAGACGCCGCCGTTAGCGCCGGAGCCGACGCCGTCATGGACTTGTCTACTGGCGGGGACATCTACGGCATACTCGGAGCGATTATTAAACGTTCCCCGGTTGTTGTGGGGACGGTGCCCGTTTACGGCGCGGCCGTGGCCGCGATCGACAAGCGGGGGAGCATAGTCGATATGACGAGCGGCGATTTATTCGCCGCCGTCGAGAAACACTGCCGGATGGGGGCGGATTTCATCACCGTCCACTGCGGCACAAACCGGGAGTCGGTCGGGGCTCTGGCCAAAGACAGACGCGTAACGGATGTCGTCAGCCGGGGAGGCGCCTTGTTGACCGGCTGGATTCTTCATAACGACTGCGAGAATCCGCTCTTTGAGGAATATGATCGTTTGCTGGAAATCGCCCGGAAATACGACACGGTTCTCAGCTTAGGCGACGGTATGCGGCCCGGCTGCATAGCGGACGCGACGGACACCGCCCAGCTGACGGAGCTTAGGATTCTTGGAGAACTGGCCGCGAGAGCCAGGCAAGCGGGCGTGCAGGCGATGATCGAAGGACCGGGACACATTCCGTTGGACCAGGTAGAGATGAACGTGCGACTGGAAAAGGAATACTGCGACGGGGCGCCGTTTTACGTGTTGGGTCCGCTGGTCACCGACATAGCGCCGGGATATGATGAGCTGACGGCCGGCATAGGCGGCGCCATCGCGGCGGCCGCCGGGGCGGATTTTCTTTGCTACGTGACGCCGAGAGAACATTTGGGCCTGCCGGATATTAACGATGTGCACAGGGGCGTTATCGCTTCAAGAATAGCCGCCCACGCCGGGGATGTTGTGAAAGGCGTTCCAGGTGCGGCGGAATGGGATTTGAATATGGCCAAAGCCAGGAAGGCGTTGGACTGGGAAGCGCAGATCGCTCTGGCGATTGACCCGGAACGCGCGTCGGCCATGAGGGCGGAGCGCGGCCGGATCGAAGGCGAGGCCTGTTCCATGTGCGGACGCTTATGCGCGATGAAAGTCGTCGGTGAATACCTGGGCAGCCCTGTTTCCGAAGGATGTTCGTAG
- the mobB gene encoding molybdopterin-guanine dinucleotide biosynthesis protein B — translation MIPIVSVIGYDKEAKTAAVTALVKEMTGRGYRVGTIKHHVHNDFEIDVPGKASHKHREAGASEVAIASPTMLAYIRTHASDPMLVDVAAMFSPDIDIIITEGYAAADTYKVESPVKNVEAAADAIEKEFLKDKDGG, via the coding sequence ATGATCCCTATTGTCTCGGTTATCGGATATGACAAAGAAGCGAAGACGGCAGCCGTGACGGCGCTGGTCAAGGAGATGACAGGCCGAGGATATCGCGTCGGTACGATAAAACATCACGTGCATAACGACTTCGAGATCGACGTGCCGGGCAAGGCGAGCCATAAGCACAGAGAAGCCGGCGCTTCCGAAGTCGCCATTGCCTCTCCGACCATGCTGGCCTATATAAGAACCCATGCTTCAGATCCCATGCTGGTCGACGTGGCGGCGATGTTTTCGCCGGACATCGATATCATAATCACGGAAGGTTACGCGGCCGCGGATACGTATAAGGTCGAGTCGCCGGTGAAAAATGTTGAGGCCGCGGCCGACGCGATAGAAAAGGAATTCCTGAAAGACAAGGACGGCGGTTAA
- the rpsB gene encoding 30S ribosomal protein S2, giving the protein MKSLLEAGVHFGHQTRRWNPKMKKYIYTERNGIHIIDLEQSLDFIDKAYGFVKDVSTKGGMVLFVGTKKQAQEGIREQADRCDMPYVNQRWLGGTLTNFVTIKERLRRLEELEKKDESDDWGGLPKKTILQLKREKEKLAISLGGLRRMNKLPDIMFVIDGRKEALAIKEGRKLGTPIIGLIDTNSDPDDVDYIIPGNDDAIRSVNLIARVIADAVMEGKAGSQAVKDAEAAAAETAAAEAPTSEPASAEPASAEAPSSAKDPAAAEAPAGRTAGKPAVETK; this is encoded by the coding sequence ATGAAGAGCCTTTTAGAAGCGGGCGTACATTTCGGTCATCAGACAAGACGCTGGAATCCCAAGATGAAGAAGTACATCTACACCGAACGCAACGGAATCCACATTATCGACCTGGAACAATCGCTCGACTTCATTGATAAGGCCTACGGATTCGTTAAGGATGTGTCGACGAAAGGCGGGATGGTGCTGTTCGTGGGGACCAAGAAACAGGCCCAGGAAGGCATCAGGGAACAGGCCGACCGGTGTGATATGCCGTATGTGAACCAGCGCTGGTTGGGCGGTACGCTGACCAATTTCGTCACCATTAAGGAGCGGTTGCGCCGACTGGAAGAGCTCGAAAAGAAAGACGAGAGCGACGACTGGGGAGGCCTGCCCAAAAAGACCATCCTGCAACTAAAGCGCGAAAAGGAAAAGCTGGCCATCAGTTTAGGCGGTTTACGCAGGATGAATAAGCTGCCGGACATTATGTTCGTCATAGATGGCCGCAAAGAAGCCCTCGCCATAAAGGAGGGCCGGAAACTGGGAACGCCCATTATCGGGCTGATAGACACGAACAGCGATCCGGACGATGTGGACTACATCATCCCGGGCAATGACGACGCTATCCGCTCGGTCAACCTGATCGCCAGGGTAATAGCCGACGCCGTCATGGAAGGCAAAGCGGGCTCCCAGGCGGTAAAGGACGCCGAGGCGGCCGCGGCGGAAACAGCCGCCGCAGAAGCTCCAACAAGCGAGCCAGCCTCTGCCGAGCCAGCCTCTGCCGAGGCTCCATCCTCGGCCAAGGATCCCGCCGCCGCTGAAGCTCCGGCGGGCAGGACGGCTGGTAAACCGGCTGTGGAAACAAAATAA
- a CDS encoding secondary thiamine-phosphate synthase enzyme YjbQ: protein MPFKAGSKEIDFSTGGNDEVVDLTGGVAKAVAEFGLKEGTVTVFAVGSTAAITTLEFEPGLEADIKVFLRDIAPAGDWRHNATWGDGNGHSHIRASLIGPSVTIPVTEGKLALGTWQQVVCIDNDIRGRSRRVILQMTGETT from the coding sequence ATGCCTTTTAAGGCAGGGTCAAAGGAAATCGATTTTTCGACAGGTGGAAACGACGAGGTTGTCGACTTGACCGGCGGTGTTGCCAAAGCTGTTGCTGAGTTCGGCCTGAAAGAGGGAACGGTAACGGTCTTTGCCGTCGGCTCGACGGCGGCTATAACGACGCTTGAATTCGAGCCCGGTCTGGAAGCCGATATCAAGGTGTTCCTACGGGATATCGCGCCGGCCGGAGACTGGCGTCACAACGCGACCTGGGGCGATGGGAACGGGCATAGCCATATAAGGGCCAGCCTTATCGGACCATCGGTCACAATCCCGGTTACAGAAGGAAAGCTCGCGCTCGGAACATGGCAGCAAGTGGTCTGCATAGACAACGACATAAGAGGAAGGTCGCGAAGGGTGATCCTGCAAATGACGGGCGAGACAACCTGA
- the thiL gene encoding thiamine-phosphate kinase: MKIDDIGEFGLIEQIAELVKKEQKKNARVSVGIGDDTAVVAPPDADRMLLTTDTMVENVHFNRAYVRGEDIGYKAMATNISDIAAMGGRPDYATVTLGLPRDTEVEFIKDIYRGLLDCGQEYGATIVGGDLTKANKIFITVSLTGHAGTDYVKLRSYAEPGDVVMVTGALGGAGAALKGLKAGARPGRGMPKSLFLRFARPTPRLAEGLTAAKEGAGAMQDISDGLLADLKHICQASGHGAKIRLNSIPVFPEASRLPGLSKASALRLALTGGEDYELIITANPAQANIIKAKVEVETNTQVSFIGEITEAGGGVEMIDEEGRAVVQRRTGYDHFTGGSIRE; this comes from the coding sequence ATGAAGATTGACGACATAGGCGAATTCGGCTTAATCGAACAAATAGCGGAGCTCGTCAAAAAGGAGCAGAAAAAGAACGCTCGCGTCAGCGTGGGTATCGGCGACGACACGGCCGTTGTCGCCCCGCCCGACGCCGACCGGATGCTTTTAACAACCGACACGATGGTGGAAAACGTTCACTTTAACAGGGCATACGTCCGAGGCGAGGACATCGGATATAAGGCCATGGCGACAAATATAAGCGATATCGCAGCCATGGGAGGCCGGCCTGACTACGCGACGGTAACGCTCGGATTACCGAGGGACACGGAAGTTGAGTTCATCAAGGACATCTATCGCGGCCTTTTGGATTGTGGCCAAGAGTACGGGGCGACCATCGTCGGCGGGGATTTAACCAAAGCCAACAAGATTTTTATAACCGTCAGTCTTACCGGCCACGCTGGCACGGATTATGTAAAACTAAGATCTTATGCCGAACCGGGCGATGTAGTGATGGTAACGGGCGCTTTGGGCGGCGCCGGGGCGGCCTTAAAAGGTCTTAAGGCCGGCGCACGACCAGGCCGGGGGATGCCCAAGTCTCTTTTCCTGCGATTTGCCCGACCAACGCCCAGACTTGCCGAAGGTCTGACTGCGGCCAAAGAAGGGGCCGGCGCGATGCAGGATATTAGCGACGGATTGCTGGCCGACCTAAAGCATATCTGCCAGGCCAGCGGGCATGGGGCAAAGATACGGCTAAACTCTATTCCTGTCTTTCCGGAAGCCAGCCGCTTACCGGGATTGTCAAAAGCCAGCGCTTTGCGGCTGGCTTTAACCGGAGGGGAAGACTACGAGCTGATTATTACGGCCAACCCGGCCCAAGCAAACATAATTAAAGCCAAAGTTGAGGTTGAGACTAACACGCAGGTCTCATTTATCGGAGAGATTACGGAAGCCGGCGGCGGGGTTGAGATGATAGACGAGGAGGGACGGGCCGTTGTCCAAAGAAGGACAGGTTATGACCACTTTACAGGAGGAAGCATCCGAGAATAA
- a CDS encoding twin-arginine translocase TatA/TatE family subunit: MFGLGMPEIIVILLVALVIFGPDKLPEMARGIGKGIQEFRNLTMGVEKQMKDEFEAIIKEGEEPPKTVAAKPEPAETKPETAETKTETPAQEEKADAETEAASEDGPEEKKN; encoded by the coding sequence ATGTTCGGCCTTGGCATGCCCGAGATTATCGTCATATTGCTTGTCGCTCTGGTTATTTTCGGACCGGATAAATTGCCGGAAATGGCCCGCGGAATAGGCAAGGGCATTCAGGAGTTTAGAAACCTGACAATGGGTGTCGAGAAACAAATGAAGGACGAGTTTGAAGCGATAATCAAGGAAGGCGAGGAGCCTCCAAAAACCGTCGCGGCCAAACCGGAACCGGCTGAAACGAAACCGGAAACCGCTGAAACAAAAACCGAAACGCCGGCCCAAGAAGAAAAAGCTGACGCCGAGACCGAGGCGGCTTCAGAGGACGGGCCGGAAGAAAAGAAGAATTGA
- the xerA gene encoding site-specific tyrosine recombinase/integron integrase, with the protein MEEDLARYLGYLESQNRYSPHTIDAFGRDVKTFLEFLSRSGKTDLGAVDYRFLRRYLAYCDTLKLSKNTVKRRLSAIRSFLSFLCSEGRLEANAAMLVGFPKAPKTLPRVLSRDEVVKMIEEPGPNLKRSLRDRAVLELLYATGLRVSELASLNVRDLNPETKELRVKGKGDKERIVFYTAVASQALADYVAIARTKDAVTEPPPEALFINNRGGRLSVRSLQYVVEAAAGRSRLGRRASPHMLRHSFATHLLEEGADLRTIQELLGHADLATTQIYTHLDKRRLKNVYRQAHPRP; encoded by the coding sequence ATGGAAGAGGATCTGGCCCGATACCTTGGTTACCTAGAAAGCCAGAACCGGTATTCTCCGCACACGATAGACGCCTTCGGACGCGACGTAAAAACCTTTCTGGAGTTCTTGTCACGCTCGGGAAAGACGGATTTAGGGGCTGTCGATTACCGCTTTCTTAGAAGATATCTCGCCTATTGCGACACGTTAAAGCTCTCCAAAAATACCGTCAAAAGACGTCTTTCCGCTATCAGATCGTTTCTGTCTTTTCTCTGCAGCGAAGGCCGGTTGGAGGCCAACGCGGCTATGTTGGTAGGTTTCCCCAAGGCGCCGAAAACCTTGCCTAGGGTTCTAAGCCGGGACGAGGTCGTCAAGATGATCGAGGAGCCCGGGCCCAACCTCAAAAGGTCCTTGCGCGACCGGGCGGTACTGGAACTTCTTTACGCGACCGGCCTCCGAGTCAGCGAACTCGCGTCGCTTAATGTAAGGGATTTGAATCCGGAGACAAAGGAACTACGCGTCAAGGGAAAAGGAGATAAGGAACGGATCGTTTTCTATACCGCGGTCGCCTCGCAAGCCCTGGCCGATTATGTGGCTATTGCGCGGACCAAAGACGCGGTAACGGAACCGCCTCCGGAAGCTTTGTTCATAAACAACCGAGGCGGCCGCCTGTCGGTGAGAAGCCTTCAGTATGTCGTCGAAGCGGCGGCCGGAAGAAGCCGGCTGGGACGGCGGGCCAGCCCGCATATGCTCAGGCATTCTTTCGCCACGCATCTGCTGGAGGAGGGCGCCGATTTGAGGACCATCCAGGAGCTTTTGGGGCACGCCGACCTGGCGACAACGCAGATTTACACGCATCTTGATAAACGGCGCCTTAAAAACGTCTACCGGCAAGCTCACCCGCGACCCTAA
- a CDS encoding molybdenum cofactor guanylyltransferase, whose amino-acid sequence MAGLILAGGRSRRFGRDKAFEKLNDKPLIDYVVEALAPVAGNLIVVADSAERFVDHDGRFTIVTDEVPGLGPLGGLYAGLKAAPDRYSIVAPCDSPFIDTGLVEYMLKTAADANVDALVPRYEGREHTVNAVYSKACVPAIDSSLNDGLFRISSIFDKIRVQYIDDDTINKFAGGGLSFFNVNTPENMDEAGRILRERGGLNG is encoded by the coding sequence TTGGCGGGATTGATACTTGCGGGCGGACGAAGCCGTCGTTTCGGACGCGACAAGGCTTTCGAGAAACTCAACGATAAACCTCTTATTGACTATGTCGTCGAAGCCCTTGCTCCGGTGGCCGGTAACCTCATAGTAGTCGCGGACTCGGCCGAACGTTTTGTTGATCATGACGGAAGGTTCACCATAGTAACTGACGAAGTGCCGGGTTTGGGACCGCTGGGAGGCTTGTACGCGGGTTTGAAGGCCGCTCCGGACCGATATAGCATCGTCGCCCCCTGTGATTCTCCGTTCATAGATACCGGTCTGGTGGAATACATGCTTAAGACCGCCGCTGACGCCAATGTCGACGCTCTTGTTCCCCGCTACGAAGGGCGCGAGCACACGGTAAACGCTGTTTATTCAAAAGCCTGTGTGCCCGCAATCGACTCTTCGTTAAACGACGGCCTCTTTCGCATCTCCTCTATTTTCGATAAGATCAGGGTACAATATATCGATGACGATACTATAAATAAGTTCGCCGGCGGCGGTCTGTCGTTTTTTAACGTCAATACGCCCGAGAATATGGACGAAGCCGGCCGGATTCTACGTGAACGCGGAGGGTTAAATGGCTGA
- the thiE gene encoding thiamine phosphate synthase, with protein sequence MRSEKKSIDCSLCAITVDNPTLGRSHNDIAVAAIRGGATMIQFRDKTMDDAIFEKEAERVGDIAKDAGVLFIVNDRVDIAKRCGADGVHVGREDTDIVAARTALGLDAIIGVSVSGREEALAAEAAGADYLGAGPVFETGSKDDAGRPIGLEEMAEICRSVILPVIAIGGITMANAADVMAAGAAGIAVIAAIAEAPDMTLAANDLRGCVERNVAS encoded by the coding sequence ATGAGATCTGAGAAGAAAAGCATCGACTGCAGCCTGTGCGCGATCACAGTCGATAACCCCACACTTGGGAGGTCGCACAACGACATAGCAGTAGCGGCTATTCGCGGCGGCGCGACGATGATCCAGTTCCGCGATAAGACCATGGACGATGCTATATTCGAGAAAGAGGCTGAGAGAGTCGGCGATATCGCTAAGGACGCGGGCGTTTTGTTTATCGTTAACGACCGGGTAGATATAGCCAAACGGTGTGGTGCCGACGGAGTCCACGTCGGCCGGGAGGATACCGACATCGTTGCGGCCAGGACGGCCTTAGGACTGGACGCGATCATAGGAGTGTCAGTTTCCGGCCGGGAAGAAGCGTTGGCGGCTGAGGCGGCGGGGGCGGACTATCTGGGCGCGGGACCAGTTTTCGAGACTGGCAGCAAGGACGACGCGGGCCGGCCGATTGGACTGGAAGAAATGGCGGAGATTTGCCGGTCGGTGATCTTGCCGGTAATCGCGATCGGAGGAATCACAATGGCCAACGCGGCCGATGTTATGGCCGCCGGGGCGGCCGGCATAGCGGTTATCGCGGCTATCGCCGAAGCCCCGGACATGACGCTGGCCGCCAACGATTTAAGAGGATGTGTTGAACGCAATGTCGCTTCTTGA
- a CDS encoding bifunctional hydroxymethylpyrimidine kinase/phosphomethylpyrimidine kinase, with protein MTTLQEEASENKTPLVIVAGGLDPSGGAGLAVDIGAVHASGAIALPIATCLTAQSAATAYAVYPVDPEIVGLQLEALFKDSRPSIIKTGLIQSSAMAKLLVEFTRQHNLKLIADPVIKSTSGLLMAGEGAPEFMSNILVPAAYLVTPNAKEAEILTGLKVNDAAGAKSAAKKLVESGAANALVTGGHINSDGDISADYLYNGFDFVEFKAKRESGGETRGTGCMLASAIAGRLAGGEDLEEAITESKTFVSERIVKAANIAGTRVATFGGA; from the coding sequence ATGACCACTTTACAGGAGGAAGCATCCGAGAATAAAACGCCCCTGGTGATCGTCGCGGGCGGCCTGGATCCCAGCGGGGGAGCCGGCCTGGCCGTAGACATAGGCGCCGTCCACGCTTCCGGAGCGATAGCTTTGCCTATCGCGACCTGCCTGACAGCCCAAAGCGCCGCTACAGCCTACGCCGTCTATCCCGTCGATCCGGAGATAGTCGGCTTGCAGCTTGAAGCCCTTTTTAAGGACAGCCGTCCTTCGATCATAAAGACCGGCCTTATTCAATCGTCGGCCATGGCCAAGCTCCTGGTCGAGTTTACCCGTCAGCATAACCTAAAACTTATTGCAGACCCGGTCATAAAAAGCACCTCGGGTTTGTTGATGGCCGGAGAAGGGGCCCCCGAATTCATGAGCAATATTCTAGTTCCCGCGGCTTATCTGGTAACTCCAAATGCCAAGGAAGCGGAGATCCTGACAGGATTGAAAGTCAATGACGCGGCTGGAGCGAAATCGGCCGCGAAGAAGCTGGTCGAGTCGGGCGCGGCTAACGCGCTGGTTACCGGCGGACATATAAATTCCGATGGCGATATTTCCGCTGACTACTTGTATAATGGATTTGATTTTGTCGAATTCAAAGCCAAACGGGAATCCGGCGGAGAAACGCGAGGGACCGGTTGTATGCTGGCGTCAGCTATCGCCGGTCGCTTGGCCGGCGGAGAGGATTTGGAGGAAGCAATAACCGAGTCAAAGACCTTCGTATCGGAAAGAATCGTCAAGGCAGCAAATATTGCGGGAACACGTGTGGCGACATTTGGCGGGGCTTAA